Proteins from a genomic interval of Microbacterium imperiale:
- a CDS encoding sugar transferase translates to MPYDFSAATTWPATASREPADPPIPAPPQRPVTSSSPTAFRGPRDWRRRYATLLRVTDLLVLVWVVYGTQIAWFGFGNAQVAIREDSRITDISYWLFSAGLITVWMWTLSLADTRDHRIIGAGAEEYARIARASLSLFGVIAIIAFLTRVDVARGFLLLSLPIGVGLLLLSRWLCRQWLVAKRSTGEYSARVLLVGSEASVTHLARELQRMPGSGYRVVGACVPSGRVAGSVHGTSIPIMGSVDAVPQALAATDADTVAVTSTDELPPDKVKQISWGLEAGRQHLVLAPSIVDIAGPRIQTRPVAGVPLMHVETPRFSRGQLFLKRTVDIVASTAGVIVLSPLLVFLAITVRLSSQGPVFFRQKRIGLRGREFTMLKFRSMVVDAEDMLEQLAKQQRDSGNEVLFKMKNDPRVTPVGRVMRKYSLDELPQLFNVIGGSMSLVGPRPPLPSEVERYAAHVHRRFLVKPGITGLWQVSGRSSLSWEESVRLDLSYVENWSLLTDVVIVAKTARAAIAPGETAH, encoded by the coding sequence ATGCCGTACGACTTCTCCGCTGCGACCACGTGGCCGGCGACCGCGTCCCGCGAACCAGCCGACCCCCCGATCCCCGCGCCGCCCCAGCGCCCGGTGACATCCTCGTCGCCCACGGCGTTCCGCGGTCCGCGCGACTGGCGCCGCCGCTATGCCACTCTGCTGCGGGTCACCGACCTGCTCGTCCTCGTGTGGGTCGTCTACGGAACGCAGATCGCCTGGTTCGGGTTCGGCAATGCCCAGGTGGCGATCCGCGAGGACTCGCGCATCACCGACATCTCCTACTGGCTCTTTTCCGCCGGCCTCATCACCGTGTGGATGTGGACGCTCAGCCTCGCCGACACCCGAGACCATCGAATCATCGGCGCTGGGGCCGAGGAGTACGCGCGTATCGCGCGGGCGAGCCTGTCGCTGTTCGGCGTCATCGCGATCATCGCCTTCCTCACGCGCGTCGACGTCGCGCGAGGGTTCCTCCTCCTCAGCCTTCCGATCGGCGTGGGTCTCCTACTGCTCTCGCGCTGGCTGTGCCGCCAGTGGCTCGTCGCGAAGCGCTCGACCGGCGAGTACTCGGCGCGGGTGCTTCTCGTCGGGTCGGAGGCATCCGTCACGCACCTCGCCCGCGAACTGCAGCGCATGCCCGGCTCGGGCTATCGCGTCGTCGGCGCATGCGTGCCGTCGGGTCGCGTCGCCGGCTCCGTTCACGGAACGAGCATCCCGATCATGGGCAGCGTGGATGCCGTGCCGCAGGCACTCGCCGCGACGGATGCCGACACCGTCGCCGTCACGAGCACCGACGAGCTGCCGCCCGACAAGGTGAAGCAGATCTCGTGGGGCCTCGAGGCCGGCCGCCAGCATCTCGTGCTCGCTCCGAGCATCGTTGACATCGCGGGCCCGCGCATTCAGACGCGCCCCGTCGCCGGCGTGCCGCTGATGCACGTCGAGACTCCTCGGTTCAGTCGCGGCCAGCTGTTCCTGAAGCGCACCGTCGACATCGTCGCCAGCACCGCGGGCGTCATCGTGCTGAGCCCGCTTCTGGTGTTCCTCGCCATCACCGTGCGCTTGTCGAGCCAGGGGCCGGTGTTCTTCCGACAGAAGCGCATCGGCCTGCGCGGCCGCGAGTTCACGATGCTGAAGTTCCGCTCGATGGTCGTCGACGCCGAGGACATGCTCGAGCAGCTTGCCAAACAGCAACGCGACTCGGGCAACGAGGTTTTGTTCAAGATGAAGAACGACCCCCGCGTGACGCCCGTCGGCCGGGTGATGCGGAAGTACAGCCTCGACGAGCTGCCCCAGCTGTTCAACGTCATCGGCGGTTCCATGTCACTCGTCGGCCCACGCCCGCCCCTCCCGTCCGAGGTCGAGCGATACGCGGCCCACGTGCACCGTCGCTTCCTCGTGAAGCCCGGCATCACGGGCCTGTGGCAGGTGAGCGGCCGGTCCAGCCTGTCGTGGGAAGAGTCGGTGCGGCTCGACCTGTCGTACGTTGAGAACTGGTCGCTCCTCACCGACGTAGTGATCGTTGCAAAGACAGCTAGGGCTGCGATCGCGCCCGGTGAGACCGCACACTGA
- a CDS encoding lipopolysaccharide biosynthesis protein: protein MRDLVYRVGVRIVAALMQATSLVLLARLLGANTFGLFTVWYSVALLVCATLGFGASARVLRLSAPDEPIYLRASLATTRLISVAIVLAVMAAIGSILGAPALLLASATILAVGEFTSEFMQALYAGASRQTASLGIIALSRLTTLSAVVAAGATLAAPLIAVLIASSALSLLMLTLIGAKAVGTRRLAYVMQTSRGFWFASMVGNLRNVEPPLLASVATPAVAGGFATVSRLTNPLLIVTSSMQAVFLPPLSAAAENVLEFRRQFRKLMLVGSAYGLTLMTLSPLGAWLLITTLGPDYEFLLPVAIGVIAATGFSSISNVYQIGLYALGKPSPVGWIVGLTSLAGLPVLAIVGSVAEASFWLGAVPIGVQVAQLVASRAVFKRLEG, encoded by the coding sequence GTGAGGGATCTGGTTTACCGAGTCGGTGTCCGTATCGTCGCCGCACTGATGCAAGCTACCAGCCTAGTGTTGCTCGCCCGCCTGCTCGGGGCGAACACCTTCGGACTCTTCACGGTGTGGTACTCTGTCGCTCTTCTGGTATGCGCGACTCTTGGATTCGGCGCCTCCGCTCGGGTGCTGCGTCTCTCCGCGCCCGACGAGCCGATCTACTTACGCGCCTCCCTCGCGACTACCCGCCTAATCAGCGTGGCGATCGTGCTCGCTGTAATGGCAGCAATCGGCTCGATACTTGGCGCCCCTGCATTGTTGCTGGCCTCCGCCACTATTCTTGCGGTCGGTGAATTCACTTCGGAGTTCATGCAGGCTCTCTATGCGGGAGCATCACGCCAGACAGCTTCTCTCGGGATCATCGCATTGTCACGGCTGACGACACTGAGCGCGGTTGTCGCGGCCGGCGCTACGCTCGCAGCACCACTGATCGCGGTCCTGATAGCTTCCTCCGCCCTATCGCTTCTGATGCTCACACTCATCGGCGCAAAGGCGGTGGGTACGAGACGGCTTGCATACGTAATGCAGACTTCTCGCGGGTTCTGGTTCGCCTCGATGGTCGGGAACCTGCGAAATGTGGAGCCACCGCTCCTCGCCAGCGTGGCAACGCCCGCGGTGGCTGGCGGCTTCGCCACCGTGTCCAGATTGACTAACCCACTACTAATCGTTACAAGTTCTATGCAAGCAGTGTTCTTGCCACCACTCAGCGCCGCCGCCGAAAACGTTCTCGAGTTCCGTCGACAGTTCCGCAAGTTGATGCTCGTCGGATCTGCATATGGCCTTACGCTGATGACGCTCTCGCCTTTAGGGGCATGGCTGTTGATCACGACTTTGGGGCCAGATTATGAGTTCCTCTTGCCGGTCGCGATCGGCGTCATAGCCGCGACCGGCTTCTCGTCCATCTCGAATGTGTATCAGATTGGGCTATACGCTTTAGGAAAACCGTCACCAGTCGGGTGGATCGTAGGGTTGACCTCGCTGGCGGGGCTTCCTGTCCTCGCTATTGTTGGTTCGGTGGCCGAGGCGAGTTTCTGGCTTGGGGCCGTTCCGATAGGCGTGCAAGTCGCTCAGCTCGTCGCGAGCAGGGCCGTGTTCAAACGTTTGGAAGGCTGA
- a CDS encoding glycosyltransferase, whose translation MTRQATRVAILILGTADWNQQIATNQHYMTRELAAIDGARVWFTESLGLRKPELRVRDMRRVAHRVFGKSRGGSTGERRPVPDNVHIISPLVAPYHGISTATINRLLLSRSVREWLRSPGEKVLWSYSPVTYGLEKYADVSYYHCVDLLDTIPGIDAGVIRRNEARLASHRHVRAIASSDVVKKHLESRGFIDPVLWENVADVSRFGTPAEPDVAAGEARIIFAGNLAPNKVNFELLTQLAERGLHVSLAGPLAEGGGDVANQMDRLLASGCRYLGSLSIDELSDALAASSIGLIPYLQNDYTRGVSPLKTFEYLASGLQVVATPIPGVHASERDVVVVEPARFVDTVMRLASANRTLADVQRRRQIAEQHSWHQRGADARALVRGDLERRRNTTRVAVVAHADVWGGAERYLCELYSRLGDTVQTELVGAIPNWPPSAGPTADARLSAKWSRKSMLLALPRAPRELRRVERMVAAWAPDVIHMQYKREQIVFTRRLSRIAPVIWTEHGTLPQRSLAARALMALYRAASSHASAIICVSSEVAHSVTSVTRHSRVTVVENAIDSRAFAPASAQQREAAREVLGIDQEVPLALWVARLHPGKLPELAVRIGRHWHGVTIIAGDGPSRSEIEAAARTSPRVRVVGHVADTRELYAAADLMMFTSAGRGEGYPTTTILEASAMDLPIITHRSSGAGDVVEAVDGGVVEEADDITSWLTGMDEVRSRSSSARRAEWVAQHSTDQWTLRHADIIAEVRK comes from the coding sequence ATGACTAGGCAGGCAACGCGCGTCGCGATCCTCATCCTTGGAACCGCCGACTGGAATCAACAGATAGCAACCAATCAGCACTACATGACCCGAGAGCTAGCAGCTATCGACGGCGCTCGTGTTTGGTTCACCGAATCGTTGGGACTCCGAAAACCAGAACTGCGTGTTCGTGACATGAGGCGCGTCGCGCACCGCGTGTTCGGCAAAAGCCGGGGCGGCAGCACCGGCGAACGTCGCCCCGTACCGGACAACGTCCATATCATTTCACCCTTGGTCGCACCATACCACGGCATCAGCACCGCAACTATAAACAGACTGCTCCTCTCACGGTCGGTACGTGAATGGCTACGCAGTCCCGGAGAAAAGGTTCTCTGGTCCTACTCGCCGGTGACGTACGGACTCGAGAAGTATGCAGATGTCAGCTATTACCATTGCGTTGACCTTCTCGATACTATTCCAGGGATCGATGCCGGGGTCATCCGCCGCAACGAGGCTCGTCTCGCCAGTCATCGACACGTCCGAGCAATCGCATCCAGTGATGTGGTCAAGAAGCATCTTGAATCGAGAGGCTTTATCGACCCCGTACTCTGGGAGAATGTTGCAGATGTTTCCAGGTTTGGTACACCTGCGGAACCGGACGTAGCGGCCGGTGAGGCTCGCATTATCTTCGCCGGGAACCTGGCGCCTAATAAGGTGAACTTTGAACTGCTGACTCAGCTCGCCGAGCGTGGTTTGCACGTTTCTTTAGCGGGCCCCCTTGCTGAGGGAGGCGGCGATGTGGCAAACCAGATGGATCGTCTGCTGGCCAGTGGTTGCAGGTATTTAGGATCGCTCAGCATCGACGAGCTATCTGATGCTCTCGCCGCCTCTTCGATCGGCCTAATACCCTACTTGCAGAATGACTACACACGTGGCGTCAGCCCACTGAAGACATTCGAATACCTGGCCTCCGGCTTGCAGGTTGTTGCTACTCCCATACCCGGCGTCCACGCTTCGGAGCGCGACGTCGTTGTCGTTGAACCAGCTCGTTTCGTCGACACAGTTATGCGCTTGGCGTCCGCGAACAGAACGCTCGCTGACGTACAGCGCCGCCGGCAGATTGCGGAACAGCATAGCTGGCACCAACGAGGAGCGGACGCGAGAGCCTTGGTCCGCGGTGACCTCGAACGACGACGAAATACCACGAGGGTGGCAGTCGTTGCTCACGCCGATGTCTGGGGAGGCGCTGAACGATACCTATGTGAACTATATTCTCGCCTCGGCGACACGGTTCAAACGGAACTCGTGGGCGCGATCCCGAACTGGCCCCCTAGCGCTGGTCCGACCGCCGACGCGAGGTTGAGCGCGAAATGGTCGCGGAAGAGCATGCTCCTCGCGCTCCCTCGCGCTCCTCGGGAGCTTAGACGTGTGGAACGTATGGTGGCCGCGTGGGCGCCCGACGTGATTCACATGCAGTACAAACGGGAACAGATCGTATTCACGCGGCGGTTGTCGAGGATAGCGCCTGTTATCTGGACCGAGCACGGAACCCTCCCCCAGAGATCCCTTGCTGCCCGTGCGCTAATGGCGCTTTACCGTGCCGCATCCTCGCACGCATCGGCCATCATCTGCGTATCCAGCGAAGTCGCGCACAGCGTGACCTCGGTGACACGACATTCGCGAGTGACGGTCGTCGAGAACGCCATCGACTCGAGGGCGTTCGCACCGGCGTCCGCGCAACAGCGGGAGGCAGCACGTGAGGTCTTGGGTATCGATCAGGAGGTTCCTCTCGCTCTCTGGGTTGCGCGACTTCATCCCGGCAAACTGCCGGAACTCGCAGTGCGCATCGGCCGGCACTGGCATGGGGTGACCATCATCGCGGGCGATGGGCCTTCCCGCTCTGAGATCGAGGCGGCCGCTAGGACCTCACCTCGAGTCCGCGTCGTCGGCCATGTAGCCGATACTCGAGAGCTTTATGCGGCCGCAGATCTGATGATGTTCACCTCTGCTGGAAGGGGTGAGGGCTACCCGACGACAACCATTCTGGAAGCGTCGGCCATGGATCTTCCGATCATCACTCATAGGTCCTCAGGCGCGGGAGACGTCGTGGAGGCGGTCGACGGCGGGGTGGTGGAGGAAGCTGACGACATCACCTCGTGGCTCACAGGTATGGACGAGGTGCGTAGTCGGTCGTCGAGTGCACGGCGTGCGGAATGGGTAGCTCAACACTCCACGGACCAATGGACTTTGCGTCACGCCGACATCATCGCTGAAGTTCGCAAATGA
- a CDS encoding IS5 family transposase (programmed frameshift) encodes MTRQEISDEVWAVLEPLMPVPVGRSRPWTDHRLAVEGMAWKYRTGAPWRDVPERFGKWNSIYKRFARWAEDGTWEKLLAEVQKQSDAAGKLDWVVSIDSTIARVHQHGATLSRDTGGCVESQESAGRAAPDHGIGRSRGGLTSKVHLVCDGRGRPLSWVITGANINDTTMMTATLEQIHVPRAVGRPRRRPDRVLADKGYPSKKNRAWLRERKIAATIPERDDQIAHRRRKPGRPIDFGEAQQERYKGRNVVERCFNKLKQWRGIAMRSDKTARSYRAAIALAATLIWIKTDLIHTA; translated from the exons GTGACGCGTCAGGAGATCTCGGATGAGGTGTGGGCTGTTCTGGAGCCGCTGATGCCGGTGCCGGTCGGCAGGTCGCGGCCGTGGACGGATCATCGTCTCGCGGTCGAGGGCATGGCCTGGAAGTACCGCACGGGGGCGCCCTGGCGGGATGTGCCGGAGCGGTTCGGGAAGTGGAACTCGATCTACAAGCGGTTCGCGCGCTGGGCCGAGGACGGCACCTGGGAGAAGCTGCTCGCCGAGGTGCAGAAGCAGTCGGACGCGGCGGGCAAGCTCGACTGGGTGGTGTCGATCGACTCGACGATCGCGCGCGTGCACCAGCACGGCGCGACCCTCAGCCGCGACACAGGGGGCTGTGTCGAATCACAAGAATCCGCGGGAAGAGCCGC GCCTGATCACGGGATCGGCCGCTCCCGTGGCGGGTTGACGAGCAAGGTGCATCTCGTCTGCGACGGGCGTGGACGTCCGCTGAGCTGGGTGATCACCGGCGCGAACATCAACGACACCACGATGATGACCGCCACACTCGAGCAGATCCACGTCCCTCGAGCTGTCGGCCGTCCGAGGCGGCGCCCGGATCGGGTGCTCGCCGACAAGGGCTACCCGTCGAAGAAGAACAGGGCGTGGCTGCGGGAGCGGAAGATCGCCGCGACGATCCCGGAACGCGACGACCAGATCGCGCACCGCCGCAGGAAGCCTGGCCGGCCCATCGACTTCGGGGAAGCCCAGCAGGAGCGCTACAAGGGACGCAACGTCGTCGAGCGCTGCTTCAACAAACTCAAGCAATGGCGCGGCATCGCGATGCGCTCAGACAAGACAGCCCGCTCCTACCGCGCCGCGATAGCCCTCGCCGCCACGCTGATCTGGATCAAGACCGACTTAATCCACACGGCCTAG
- a CDS encoding glycosyltransferase has protein sequence MTGIIIHEWIERSGGAERVVDAFTAQFPDAPVFTLWSDVSGRYDNEVIESWISRTPLRQRKALALPFMLPTWRLLRAIDEPEWALISSHLFAHHARHPRFPDVPKMVYAHTPARYIWEPERDSRGAGPLARAASRALRPIDRRRAREATAIAVNSEFTRHRTERAWNRDAEVIYPPVDTARLVSGGDWSSHLSAREEDIIRRLPETYLLGASRMVPYKRLDLVIAAAEANDLPVVLAGAGPDRGRLASIAEGAHVNTLIIDNPSDALLYTLIQRALVFIFPAIEDFGILPVEAMTLGTPVVTATYGGAAESVQSVGGGSHLEGVSPENFRSALQAALSVNTEALPERCSVFSVDRFQRDIDSWFERNSVPVPSIRNEH, from the coding sequence ATGACCGGCATCATCATCCACGAGTGGATAGAGCGATCAGGCGGCGCAGAGCGAGTGGTCGATGCGTTCACAGCGCAGTTTCCCGACGCGCCAGTATTCACGCTTTGGAGCGACGTCTCGGGCCGATATGACAACGAAGTCATCGAATCCTGGATCTCACGGACACCGTTGCGGCAGCGAAAGGCGCTCGCCCTCCCGTTCATGCTTCCGACCTGGCGCCTCCTTCGCGCAATCGACGAGCCGGAATGGGCGCTCATTAGTTCCCACCTGTTTGCGCATCATGCACGTCATCCTCGATTCCCCGACGTGCCGAAGATGGTTTATGCCCATACGCCGGCCCGCTACATCTGGGAGCCTGAGCGCGATTCACGAGGAGCGGGGCCCCTAGCGCGCGCAGCCTCTCGAGCATTACGCCCCATCGATCGCAGACGGGCACGGGAGGCGACAGCGATCGCAGTCAACAGCGAATTCACTCGACACCGAACGGAACGGGCGTGGAACCGAGACGCCGAAGTGATTTATCCCCCAGTCGACACCGCACGGCTTGTGAGCGGCGGCGATTGGAGCTCGCACCTCTCCGCGCGAGAAGAAGACATCATACGCCGTCTTCCCGAGACCTACCTACTGGGCGCGTCGCGAATGGTTCCTTACAAGAGACTCGACCTGGTGATTGCGGCGGCGGAAGCGAATGACCTGCCCGTAGTCCTCGCCGGCGCGGGGCCCGATCGCGGCCGTCTCGCGTCTATCGCTGAGGGAGCGCACGTGAACACCTTGATAATCGACAATCCGAGTGATGCCCTGCTATATACGTTGATCCAGCGTGCTTTGGTGTTCATCTTTCCAGCGATAGAGGATTTCGGGATATTGCCAGTCGAAGCAATGACGCTTGGAACCCCCGTCGTCACCGCAACGTACGGCGGCGCGGCCGAGTCGGTGCAGTCCGTAGGTGGCGGCTCGCATCTTGAGGGCGTCTCGCCAGAGAACTTTCGTTCCGCTTTGCAAGCAGCCCTAAGCGTCAATACTGAGGCACTACCTGAGCGCTGTTCCGTTTTCTCCGTCGATCGCTTTCAGCGGGACATTGACTCGTGGTTTGAGCGAAACTCCGTTCCTGTCCCGTCCATACGAAACGAGCACTGA